The following nucleotide sequence is from Roseivirga sp. BDSF3-8.
ATGTCGTGAGTCCAGTAGTATGAAAAGACAAACCAGGTTTTCCCTTTCCGTGAGGTACTTTTTGGTCATCTTATCAAACTGGTCCCGCTGGGTCTTACTCACCTTGGCATAACCGTAACCGGGCAAGTCAGCAAGGTACCAGTCTTCGTTAATCATAAAGTGATTAATCTCTCGCGTCTTTCCCGGCTGTCCGGAAATCTTTGCCAGCTTTTTACGATCGGTCAGCATATTGACCAGGCTGGACTTACCTACGTTTGACCGTCCGATGAAGGCATACTCCGGCCTGTCTGCCACGGGGCATTTGGCCGGGTCGGTATTGCTCATCAGAAATCGGGCTTGTTTGATCTTCATGGATGAAGGCCTTTTGTTAAAGGTCAGCAAAATTAACAGATAGCGCATCAATATGTAAGCCCCGGGCCGAATTGATTTGCATAAAAAATTTTAACAGGTAGACGCCGAATCTTACATTACTCTTAGAGAGTGGTATAGCAAGGACATCACCGCCATTTCTCGACACTTCTCCTGACCCCGGGTAGGTGGGTAAGCTGTTTTTTTGAAAAAAATCTTCAAAAGGTGGTTTCAGGCAAGTTTGATGTCAGAAATATGCATTAGTTAAACTTTTTTCTCTTTTAAATTAAATCTTTATTGCTTTAACTTATTTATCAGACAGCGAGTAACTTAAACTTAATAACAGGATGTTGAAAAGGTACTTGATCCTTTCCGCACTATTGGTCTGTTTTCTGACAGCCCACACAGACCTTTACGGACAGGAGAATAACAAGCAAATTGCCGCCGACCTTGTGGAAATTGCCGAGGGAGTACTTAATGAAACCAAGGCGATCGTACAGGCCTGCGATATGTTTATCCAGGCGGCAGAGACCGACCCTAACAACATCAAGGCTAACTTTATGGCCGGGCAGCTTTGTCTGGAAACCACAAAGAAGCCTCTGGCATCAAAGTATTTTAAGCGCGTAGCGTCCCTGGACGCTGAATATCGCTTTGACATCAACTACCTCATAGCCAGAGGCTACCAGTATGATCAGGATTATGATAATGCCCTCAAGTACTATAACCTGTACCGTACCAAGGCTATAGAAGAAAAGAACTACCGTGGGCTGGACCGTAAGATGCTTAGTGACGTAGAGCGCCGGATTTTCGAGTGTGAAAATGCTAAGAACTACCGTGCCAATCCGGCTAATTATAAGATCGTGAACGTGGGGGGAGCTATCAATAGTGAGTGGGATGACTATGCTCCTGTACTGAATGAGGATGAAACGCTGATGATCTTCACCTCCCGCCGCCAGGAGGGCAACCTGAACCCTGACGTGTTTGAGGATAACTTTTACTATGAGGACATCTTTTACTCAGTGAAAGAAAATGGCAAATGGTCGCCTGCCCAAAACATCGGAGAGAATGTAAATACGCTGTACTTTGATAGTAATATTGCCCTGAGCGCCGACGGTAAATTCCTGTACCTGTTTAATGATGAGAACGGCGGAGACATCTACGTGTCTGAAAACCTGGGTAATAATGAATGGTCCTCACCCGAGCCTATGGATGGGGCCATCAACTCAAGCTTTGCCGAAAATTCCATATCGACATTGGATGGTAATACCATCTTCTTCAGCAGCAACCGCCCAGGCGGACGGGGTGAGCTCGATCTTTACGTAGCCACCCGGGATAATCGCGGCAATCTGACCAAGGTCAAAAACCTGGGGCCAACCATTAATACGGAATACGATGAGGAGAGCCCCTTTATTGATTACGATGGCAAAACTCTATACTTCAGTACCCGTGGGCGCGAAGGCATGGGGGGCTTTGATATTTTCAAAACAGAATACGACAGTACCACACAGGAATGGAGCGAACCGGTAAACCTGGGCTACCCGATTAACACCCCTGATAACGATGTTTTCTTCGTAAGTACAAAAGACGGCAAACGTGGCTACTATGCCTCGGTACGCGAAGACGGTATGGGCTTTACCGACATCTACATGGTAACTGTACCGGATAACTCAGAAGGTTCAGAAACCCTGGCCAAGGAGGCTGAAGACCTGGAAAAGCCTGATAATAAAAATGTCGAAGCCAACATACAGGCAAAAGAGGAGCCGGAAACTGAAGAGACCGAGGAGCCTGCAGAAATGCAGCCCGTAATAGTCATGCTCAAAGTAAGAGATGCTGATACCCGCATGCCCCTGGAAAGCCGTGTAAGGCTACGTACGGTAGAAGGCAACCTGGAAGCAGGCTACGAGCGCGTAGAAGACGGCCTTTACCGGTTTGAAGTGACCACGCCCGAGCCCACAGAGTATATGCTTACTGTGGAAAGCGACGGGTACCTCTTCAAAAACCTGAAAGCCAAGCTACCAGGTACCTCGCCCGAAGGCACAGAAATAAATCGTAGCATAGAACTGACCAAGCTCCGCACCGGTGTAAGCTCCGTGCTCAGAAACATTTACTTTGACTTTAACAAGGCCACCTTTACGAAAGACAGCTACTTCGAACTGAATAAGCTGGAAAGGCTGCTGCAGGAAAACGCAAACATCAGCGTGGAAATAGCCGGCCATACTGATAACATAGGCGCCAAAGCCTATAATAAGGATCTCTCGCAGGCTCGTGCTAATGCTGTGGTAAGCTACCTGGCCAATAAAGGCATAGACCGCCGCCGCCTGCAGGCCGTAGGGTATGGCGAAGAAAAGCCGCTTGCCTCTAATGATAATGAGAAGGACGGTCGCGAACTGAACCGCCGAGTAGAGTTCAGAGTAGTCGGAGAATAAGCCCTGGAGCTACCTTATGAGGTAAGTAAACCAAATACGCTTAAAAATTGTATTGATGAGGTCGGGAGCTATCCCGACCTCTTTTATTATAAGCAGGCCTGTAGGCCGCTATGCCCTTCGCATCAGACATCATCCGGACCAGAGGCCGGAGCTTTCAGGTTTTTCTAGTATTATTGTATCGCCGTTTGCAAACGGAAGGCGGGACGGAATCCCGGCCAACCTCCGAGGCAACTAACATGAAACAGACTTATGGCAGTAGTACCTTATAAGGATAAGCAGGAAGGAAAGAAAGAGCAGGTGGCAACGATGTTTAACAACATCAGCCGCAAGTATGATTTTCTCAACCACTTCCTTAGCGCAGGCATCGACATCGTATGGCGAAAAAAGGCCATCCGTATGCTTAAACCCGAAAAGCCGAAGTTTATTCTGGACATAGCCACAGGTACCGGCGACTTTGCTATCGAATCACTTGCGCTAAACCCGGATAAAGTCATCGGTGTGGACATCTCCGAAGGCATGCTGGAGGTAGGCCGTGAGAAGATGAAGAAAAAAGGCCTGCAGGATAAGATCGAACTTCAGCTGGGAGATAGTGAAAGGCTGCTCTTTCCTGATAATAATTTTGATGCGGTCATCGTTTCCTTTGGAGTACGTAACTTTGAAAACCTGGAAAAAGGCCTGGCTGACATGTACCGTGTACTGAAACCCGGTGGGACAGTAGTCGTGGTGGAGTTTAGCCGCCCCAGGAAGTTTCCATTCAAACAGGCATACAATTTTTATTTTAAGAACATTCTTCCCCTTATCGGTCGCATGGTGTCAAAAGACAACTCGGCCTATACCTACCTGCCCGAGTCAGTACAGGCATTTCCTGACGGCCAGGCATTTTTAGATATTATGGGGAAAACAGGATTTGAAAAAACCACATGGACACCACTTACTTTCGGCATAAGCTCGATCTACACGGGAAAAAAATAGTGCTGGCAGCCCTATTGGCTACCCTGCTTATCCCCTTTGAATCCAATGCCCAAATCACCCGCGAAAAGTACAATCCTAATTACGACGAGCGGCCCATCCGCTACGGCTTTTTATTAGGGGTACAACGTGCTTCTCTGCAACCCCGGTACGATGAAAACTTCGTAACAGAGGATTTCGACACCACCTATGCCATACAGGCCCCCTGGTCTACAGGCCTCGTTATTGGATTTATAGGTCAGCTCAGGCTCAATCAGTACCTGGACCTGCGCCTTACGCCTATGGTTACGATAGCAGAATACGACCTGGAGTACACGTATGCCAAGAAAAAAGATGAGATAGCTACGGCCGAGACCGTATTTGTAAATCTGCCCCTGATGCTGAAATACAAAAGCTATCGCCGGGGCAACTACCGCATGTATATTACAGGAGGGGCCAATCCTTCATTTGAAGTAAGCGGAAGAAAAGAAGATGAAGGCGACGTGCAGCGCTTACCTATCCAGGACATGAACTTTGCCCTGGAATTAGGGCTGGGCCTTGATATTTACTATCCTTTATTTAAATTCTCTCCTGAGATCCGGTTTTCCAGGGGTATTGTGAACATGAAGAAGGACAGCAGGGAAAACCTTACGGAGGGACTGGATCGTATAACGACTAATACCGTAAGCTTACTTTTTCATTTCCAATGACCAAAATCGCTTTTATCACCGGTGCCACCTCTGGTATCGGTCTTGCCACAGCCAGGGACCTGGCTAAAAATAATTATAACCTCATCGTATGCGGTCGCCGTAGCGAGCGCCTGAACGCACTGAAAGATGAGCTTAAAGGGCAGGCAGAGGTATACCCCCTCACCTTTGATGTCCGTGACAGAGAAGCGGTGGAAGAAGCCATCGCGGGACTACCTGCCAAGTGGCAGGAGATAGATGTGCTGGTAAACAACGCAGGTAATGCCCATGGCCTCGATCCTATACAGGAGGGTAGCATTGATGACTGGGAGGCCATGATCGACATTAACGTAAAAGGCCTGCTCTACGTAAGCCGTGCCATAATTCCCGGTATGGTAGAGCGCCGGAAGGGTCATATTGTCAACATCGGCTCACTGGCAGGCAAAGAGGTATACCCCCGGGGTAATGTGTATAGCGCTACCAAGCACGCTGTAGATGCACTAAATAAAGGCATGCGAATAGACCTGAATGGCCATGGTATAAAAGTCACCGCCATAAACCCCGGGCTGGTAGAAACGGAATTCAGCGAAGTACGCTTTAAAGGTGACAAAGACCGTGCAGGCCAGGTGTACCAGGGCTACAAAGCTCTGGAGGCAGAAGATATAGCCGAAATTATCACCTTTACTGTCACACGGCCTCCTCATGTAGTGATGAGCGACGTACTGATACTGCCTTTAGCCCAGGCCTCTTCCACGCTGGTCAATAAGGAGTAGCCAGCTCCTTTAGCACTCCCTGGTTAAGGGTGTGAGGGCCATCGAACGATCTTATCTGATACCTGAGACCTGTTTCTTCAAGCAGGTCTTTTATTTGCCCTACCCTTTTTTCATCAATGTAGTCATCTTTCGTACCGTATACGAACCAGACCTCCTTACCCTCTAGTCGTTTACGTCCCAGCTCCAGGGGTACATCCGGCGGAAATACGCCTGCCCATATCACCAGCCGGTCAAAATGAATGCGCTCATCCATAGCAAAACGCGAAATGGTGGAGGCACCCTGTGAAAAACCGAACAGGGTGACCGGTACGGGCTGTAGAGGAGCTATCTCCATATCATAAACCGTATTGAGCATACCAAGATAGTTATCTATATCATTCAGGCGGTCTTCCTTTGTCATCCAGCTAGCCCCTACCCTGCCCTCAGTACCATTGAGATAAAAACGGTGCATACCCTCCGGGGCCACCACCTTTACTCCCTGTGAAGCAAGCGGATCAAAGTGCCTGATAAAGTATTTGGCCAGTTGGCCATACCCGTGGCAGGCCATCCATACCTGCCTGGGCTGTTTTATGTGGTCGTTAGTAAAATATCTCGATTGTATAGTAACGGATGTGGAATGTTCCTTCACGAAAAAGAATTTGTTATTGAAAATCAGAACTATCTGCCAGGTAAATTGTAGCTATACCAGCTTCTGCAGAATTTTTTGTAAATTTAGTTACCTGACTAAACTTTACTATTATGAAAAAGAAATTAGAATTAATCGACCTATCTGTAAAAAGTTTCATCACGAAACGCGCCGAATCAAAGATCCTTGGCGGGGACAAGCCAACAGCTAATAACTGTGCCAGTAACCCGTGCGAAAACAGCCTTTCATGCTATACCTGGGGCTGTGGTGGCTGTAGTGACATTAATACCCCCTGTATAGGATAATGACTTTGGGGTGGCCACTTGGCTGCTCCTTTTTATTTAATATCATTTAAAATTTCGACTATTATGAAAAAGAAACTAACACTGAACTCTCTCGAAGTAAAAAGCTTCGTAACTAACCAAGAAAAGGCAGGCATCCAGGGTGGTGAAAGATATACAGCCGTTTGTGCTGAGCCTACTGCTCCTGCCAGCTGCCAGGATTGCGGACCTACTGTGACCTGCCCTACCTTTGGGTATGGAGACTGTACCAACTTCTACGAACCTTGTATAGGATAATTTCACATGAGCGGCCCCGGGGCCGCTCTTTTTATTTAGTGTCACATAAACTCAATTTGTCATGAAAAAGAAACTTGAATTAAAGAATCTGGAAGTCAAAAGCTTTATCACAAAAAAGGAAAACAGAATTAAAGGTGGAACAAGGTTAGATACCTATAACTGTGCTTCAAATCCTTGCGAGAATACGAACACCTGCGAGACATTCGGGTGCGGATTTTGCACCAATGTAGGTGAGCTTTGCATAGGATAATCCACCTATAAAACGTATGGCAGGTGCCAAAGTAGCCTGCCATTTTTATTCCCATAAAACCAAATGGCTATGAATAAGAAACTGAAATTGAATGAGCTGGCTGTAAACAGCTTTATAACAAGAACTTGAGCTTTCGCTATCAGGGGTGGTGATGAACAAAGTATCTTAGTCCAATGTCCATTCGGGCCTCCGGATGATACTTTGGATTACGATTGCGTTTCGGATAATCAGCATACGGACTGCTGTTAGGAGTATTTCTATCTGTCTAGAAAATAAAAGAGGCAGGCTGCTAGTGCAACCTGCCTCTTTTATGATCTGTTCTTTTCAGATAATTAGCTTTCGAATAATTCCGCCAGCTTGTTCTCCAAAGATTTACCACGAAGGTCTTTCGCTATGATTTTCCCCTCAGGGTCTACCAATACCGTGGCGGGAATAGCCTGGATGTTATAATCCTGCGCCGCCTGGTTATCGAAGTACTGCAAGTCAGACACATGCTTCCATGGCAGACCATCCTGCTCAATAGCTTCTACCCACTTGGCATGATCCCGGTCAAGAGACACCCCCAGAATTTCAAAGTTCTCATCTTCATACTCACTGTAAAGCTTTACCACGTTAGGATTCTCCATACGGCAAGGCTTACACCAGGCAGCCCAGAAGTCGATAAGTACATACTTACCGCGCAGTTCTGAAAGTTTAAGTGTGCCTCCGTCAGGAGTGGCCATTTCGATCTCCGGGGCCATGCTGCCCACGGCTGTTTTTCTTGCCTGGGCCACCTGATCAGCCGTCTGCTTCACGACCATTTCGTTAGGGTACTTCTCAGAAAGGTCAGCCAGTATCTGGTCAATAAGCTCACGGTCAGAATCGTAGCTAAGGAAGGCAAGTCCCTGCATGGCGGCAAGGCTACCTGTATTTCCTTCCAGCTTATCATGCACGATCGCCCGTACGCTGTCCTGTATCATCTGAGCCTCAGCCATATTGGCCTCCAGTGTAGCCGTATCACGCTCTTGTGAAGCAATGCGGTTGCGCTGAATAAGTCCGCCCATGCGCTGCTGCACATCCTGTCCTAACTTCTGAAAATCCAGAAGCAACTGCATATCTTCCGAACCGGAAGCTTCCACTGCTCCGCGCGGATGATTACCATCCACAACAAGGTTTACATCCTCATCATCGAGAATGACAGCAGCCTGCTGGCGATTATAAAAGTTGACCCGGTAATAGCCTGGCTCGGGGTCGAACGAAACAGAAAAGGTACTGTCCTCGGCAAGCTGAAGGGTATCTATAACAGAACCGGAACGGCTGTCCATGCGCATAAGCAGAATATCCCCCTCCGACTGTGGGTATCTCACCTTACCGGAAAGGGTAATCTCGCCATCATTACCTTCAGATGCAGAATTGCTGTCGCCGCACGAAGTCAGCGCTGCTAATCCCACACATGCCAGTAGAAAATATCTTTTAGCGTATAACATTATCAATTAACCTAATTCTTGACGTAATAATTCGTTTGTCTTTTTCGGATCGGCTTTACCGCCGCTCTTTTTCATCACTTCACCCATAAACATCCCTATGAGGCCTTTTTTACCCTTTTGGTATGCCTTTACTTTATCCGGATTAGCCTCCAGCACTTCACGAATGATAGGCAACAGCGCATCATCATTGCTTTCCTGCACCAGATTCAATTCCTCAGCCACCTGCTCCGGGGTCTTCTCCGGGTTATCAACCAAAGCGGGGAAGATGCTCTGCTGGGCCGCCGTCACACTCACCTTGTTTTCATCCACCATATTGATAAGTGTCGCTACCTGCGCAGGCTTTACAGCCAGTTCACTGGCATGTATGCCATGATCATTCAGGTGGCTTTTCACCGGCCCCATCATCCAGTTAGAAGCAGACTTATAGTTTGTCGTGTCTCGGCAGATAGCCTCAAAATACCTGGCAAACTCTTTATTGTCCGTAATAACTGAAGCATCATAGTCAGGCAAGCCATACTCCCGGGTGAAACGCTCATAAAGCTCCCAGGGCAGGCTGGGCATCGTACGGCGCACCTCCTCTATCCATTCGTCGGTTACAATTAGGGGACTGATATCAGGCTCGGGAAAGTACCGGTAGTCATTAAGCTCCTCCTTGGTACGCATACCGGCTGTAGTACCTGTGACGCTATCGAAAGTGCGGGTTTCGGAGGGAATACTATTTCCCTTCTCAGTCTCCGCTATCTGCCGCTCTATTTCATGGTCTATAGCGCGCGCCACATTCCGGATAGAGTTCATATTCTTCACTTCCACCTTCTTTCCCAGGCTGGTCTCGCCTACCGGCCTTATTGAAATATTGGCGTCGCAGCGAAGAGACCCTTCCTCCATATTGCCATCACATATGTCAAGGTACCGCACCAGGCGTCTTACCTCCGTAAGGAAAGCATAGGCTTCTTCCGAAGAATGTATATCAGGCTCGGTTACTATCTCTATCAGAGGCACCCCGGCCCGGTTATAATCCACCAGCGTATCCTCCTCACCCTGTACATGAATGGACTTTCCAGCGTCCTCTTCCAGATGAATACGGTTCAGCTGGATAGCCCTGGACTGTCCGCCAGCCAACGTGATATTTACCTGCCCTCCTATACATATAGGGGTTTTATCCTGGGTGAGCTGATACCCTTTGGGCAGGTCAGGGTAAAAGTAATTTTTACGGTCGAATATATTCTCCCTGCTGATCTCGCATGCACAAGCCAACCCCATACGCATGGCATAATCCATTGCCTTACGATTAGGTTTGGGGAGTGTGCCAGGATGGCCCAGGGTGATCACACTAACATGCCGGTTAGGCCGCCCGCCATACTCAGCAGAGTCAGAAGCAAACATCTTACTTTTTGTAAGCATCTGGGCATGTACTTCCAGCCCTATAACCGCTTCATACTTATTTCTTACTGACTCTTCCAGCATGGTATTATCGTTTTAGTGAAAGTAACGGTATCGGAAGAATCTTATTCCCCCAGCTTATCCTTTATCATTTTTTCAGCCACACGCACTACCTCAGACAGACCGGCCACATCCTTACCGCCGGCAGTAGCAAAGAAGGGTTGTCCCCCGCCTCCACCTTTAATTTCTTTGGCCAGTTCGCGCACCATCTGTCCGGCATTAAGACCTTTCTCTTTTACCAGTTCCTCATTGATCACCACAGCGATCTGGGGCTTACCTGCAATATCTGCCGCCAGTACAGCGACCAGGTTTTCTACCTCGTTTTTGAGCTCAAAGCCTATCTTCTTTAGCGCGTCTGCATTGGGCAAAGTCACCTGGGTGATAATGACATTAGCACCGCCAATAGCCTGTTGTTTGTCCATTAACTGCTGTTTCACAGCACCTGCCTGGCGGGCATGAAGCTGGTCTATCTCTTTACCAAGCTTATTGCGGTCATCTACTAACTGCTCTACAGCTTTAACCACATCTTTCGGGTTCTTGAGCAAGTCTTTCAGAGCAGCAAGGACGTCTTCCTGCTTACGCACGTAATCCTCAGCGGTATCACCGGTAATTGCCTCTATCCTTCTGACGCCGGCCGCTACAGAGGTTTCCGTTATTATCTTAAAAAGGCCGATGGTCCCCGTTGCAGGCACGTGAGTACCACCACAAAGCTCTACAGAGTACTGAGGATCAAAGGTGATCACGCGTACGAAGTCACCATACTTTTCGCCAAAGAGGGCCATTGCGCCCATTTCTTTAGCCTCAGCGATAGCGACATTACGCTTCTCTGCAAGCGGTATGTTTTCCCTGATTTTCCGGTTCACGATCCTTTCCACTTCTTCCAGTTGCTCATCGCTAACCTTTTCGAAGTGACTGAAATCAAAGCGGAGTATCTTTTCATTCACCAACGAGCCGCGCTGCTGTACATGATCCCCCAGCACCTGCCGCAGAGCAGAGTGCAATAGGTGGGTAGCGCTATGATTATAAGCTGTCAGTCTTCGCTTCTCAGCATTTACGACAGACTTTAGCTCCTGCTCAGGGTCTGCAGGCAGCTTTTCAGTATAATGGACGATCAGGTCATTTTCTTTCTTTGTGTCGATCACCCGAATCTTTTCACTTCCCGTATCCAAATAGCCCGTATCACCGGCTTGTCCCCCGCTTTCTGCATAGAATGGGGTCTGATCAAGCACAATGTGAAACAAAGTCTTCTTCTTATCTGCTACTTCACGATACTTGATGATCCGGCTATTGCTTTCCAGGTTATCGTATCCGACGAATACGTTTTCCTCATCACCCAATAGCACTGTCCAGTCACCTTTCTCCACAGCAGCAGCGCTCTTAGACCGCTCCTTCTGCTGCTTCATCTCTTGGGCAAAACCAGCTTCATCAACCTTCAGCCCATTCTCACGGGCAATGAGGGCCGTAAGGTCCAGCGGAAAGCCGTAGGTATCATTTAGTTCAAAAGCGAGAGCGCCACTGATGACTGTTTCTCCTTTAGTATTAAGCTCTTCACGAATCTGGTCAAGCCTCTTAAGGCCGTTTTCCAGGGTGCGGAGAAAATTAGCCTCCTCCTGTCTGATTACATTCGTTACAAAATCTTTCTGTTCGGCCAGCTCCGGGAATACCTCTGCAAACTGTGTCGCCAGCGGCTCCACTATTTTATGGAAGAAGGGCTCACTGAATCCCAGGAAGGTATACCCATAACGTACTGCCCTGCGCAGTATTCGGCGGATCACATACCCAGCCCGGTTATTTGAAGGCATTTGCCCGTCTGCTATTGCGAATGAAACAGCCCGTATATGATCCGCCACGACCCGTATGGCAATATCAGTCTCCTCATTCTCACCATAGGTTTTACCTGCCATGCCCGCTATCGTGCTGATAAGGGGTGTGAACACATCGGTTTCATAGTTGCTTTCCTTACCCTGTATAGCCATGCACAGGCGCTCAAAGCCCATACCGGTGTCCACATGCTTTTCGGGGAGAGACTCCAGAGAGCCATTGGCCAGGCGATTATACTGAATGAATACCAGGTTCCACACCTCTACCACCAGCGGATGATCCTGGTTTACCAGCGTATCACCGGGAGTCATTTTGCGGTCAGCATCCGGACGCAGGTCTATATGAATCTCTGAGCAGGGTCCGCAGGGTCCGGTATCCCCCATTTCCCAGAAATTGTCCTTTTTATTACCGTTAAGAATTCTTTCCGGTTGAATATGCTTTTGCCAGAAACCTCTTGCCTCGCTGTCTTCCGCAAGTGATTCGGAGGCATCCCCTTCAAAAACAGTCACATACAGGCGATCTTTGGAAAGGCCATAAACCTCCGTGAGAAGCTCCCACGCCCATTCGATGGCCTCCTTTTTAAAGTAGTCGCCAAATGACCAGTTACCCAGCATCTCAAACATGGTGTGGTGGTAGGTATCCATTCCCACCTCCTCCAGGTCATTATGCTTTCCGGAAACCCTTAAGCACTTTTGCGTATCAGCCACACGCTTTGCAGTAGCCACTTTATTGCCCAGGAAGTAGTCTTTGAACTGATTCATCCCGGCATTTGTAAACATCAGGGTAGGATCGTCCTTTAAGACCAGGGGAGCGGAAGGGACAACCTGATGAGATTTTGATTCAAAAAAGTCCAGAAACTTCTGGCGAATGGTAGCGGCTTCCATCATGCGACCGAATAATTTATTTCCTGTTTTTCAATCCCTTACGTAGCGCTTGTACGGAACTAAAACCGAATGTGAATTTTTTTCGGTATTTTTGTGTGGCTCGTAAGGAAAAATCGACCACAAAATTAACAGATTTTAGGATTACCCTAAGGTATGGCTCGAATAAAATACTACTACGATACGGAAACCTGCCGCTATGAGCGGGTAAAGGTTTCTAAGTGGGATACTTTACTCAATGGCCTTGGCTTTTTGTGCCTGGCACTTATCCTTGCTGTAGGTCTGGTATGGCTGTATTCCCTCAACTTCGAAATGCCAAAAGAGGCCCAGCTTCGTGAGGAAAACGAAGAGTTGAAACTCTACTATGAATTGGTAGACGAGGAGATGGGAAAAATGCGTAGGATGATGGCTGCTCTGCAGGACCGGGATGATAATGTTTATCGCGTGATCTTTGAGGCCGACCCTATCCCCGATGCAGTAAGACAGGCCGGAACAGGTGGAGCCCAGCGATATAAGGAACTGATGGAGCAGGACCTGAGCCAAGGCGAACTGATGATGAAGACCTTCAAGAAGATTGATAAGCTGAAAAAGCAAATGCTGATTCAGACCAACTCTTACGATGAAATCAATCGTATGGCTGAGGATAAAAATATTATGCTGGCCTCTATTCCTGCTATTCAGCCCGTATCTAATAAAGAACTGAAACGCCTCGCCTCAGGGTATGGCATGCGCATCCATCCCATTTACAAAACCCGTCGTATGCACGAGGGCATAGACTTTTCTGCACCGCGGGGCACTCCGATTTACGCAACCGGTAATGGAAAGGTAACAGTAGTACGCAGCAATTTTAGTGGATATGGTAAAGAGGTCGTAATAGATCACGGATACGGCTATAAGACCCGTTATGCACATATGGAGTCATTCAATGTGCGCCAGGGACAGGAAGTAAAGCGAGGTGAATGTATCGGTTATGTGGGAAATACCGGTAGCTCTACTGCTCCCCACTGTCACTACGAGGTCATAAAAGATAATGAGCATGTAAAT
It contains:
- the yihA gene encoding ribosome biogenesis GTP-binding protein YihA/YsxC: MKIKQARFLMSNTDPAKCPVADRPEYAFIGRSNVGKSSLVNMLTDRKKLAKISGQPGKTREINHFMINEDWYLADLPGYGYAKVSKTQRDQFDKMTKKYLTERENLVCLFILLDSRHEPQGADKEFITFCGESGLPIALVFTKADKQSPNKTQSVKAAWKKTMLKTWEEFPPTFITSAEKGEGRDELLEFIEECNVAWREQA
- a CDS encoding pinensin family lanthipeptide, producing the protein MKKKLELKNLEVKSFITKKENRIKGGTRLDTYNCASNPCENTNTCETFGCGFCTNVGELCIG
- a CDS encoding alpha/beta hydrolase; the protein is MKEHSTSVTIQSRYFTNDHIKQPRQVWMACHGYGQLAKYFIRHFDPLASQGVKVVAPEGMHRFYLNGTEGRVGASWMTKEDRLNDIDNYLGMLNTVYDMEIAPLQPVPVTLFGFSQGASTISRFAMDERIHFDRLVIWAGVFPPDVPLELGRKRLEGKEVWFVYGTKDDYIDEKRVGQIKDLLEETGLRYQIRSFDGPHTLNQGVLKELATPY
- the ubiE gene encoding bifunctional demethylmenaquinone methyltransferase/2-methoxy-6-polyprenyl-1,4-benzoquinol methylase UbiE, with the translated sequence MAVVPYKDKQEGKKEQVATMFNNISRKYDFLNHFLSAGIDIVWRKKAIRMLKPEKPKFILDIATGTGDFAIESLALNPDKVIGVDISEGMLEVGREKMKKKGLQDKIELQLGDSERLLFPDNNFDAVIVSFGVRNFENLEKGLADMYRVLKPGGTVVVVEFSRPRKFPFKQAYNFYFKNILPLIGRMVSKDNSAYTYLPESVQAFPDGQAFLDIMGKTGFEKTTWTPLTFGISSIYTGKK
- a CDS encoding pinensin family lanthipeptide, which encodes MKKKLTLNSLEVKSFVTNQEKAGIQGGERYTAVCAEPTAPASCQDCGPTVTCPTFGYGDCTNFYEPCIG
- a CDS encoding pinensin family lanthipeptide translates to MNKKLKLNELAVNSFITRT
- a CDS encoding SDR family NAD(P)-dependent oxidoreductase gives rise to the protein MTKIAFITGATSGIGLATARDLAKNNYNLIVCGRRSERLNALKDELKGQAEVYPLTFDVRDREAVEEAIAGLPAKWQEIDVLVNNAGNAHGLDPIQEGSIDDWEAMIDINVKGLLYVSRAIIPGMVERRKGHIVNIGSLAGKEVYPRGNVYSATKHAVDALNKGMRIDLNGHGIKVTAINPGLVETEFSEVRFKGDKDRAGQVYQGYKALEAEDIAEIITFTVTRPPHVVMSDVLILPLAQASSTLVNKE
- a CDS encoding porin family protein encodes the protein MDTTYFRHKLDLHGKKIVLAALLATLLIPFESNAQITREKYNPNYDERPIRYGFLLGVQRASLQPRYDENFVTEDFDTTYAIQAPWSTGLVIGFIGQLRLNQYLDLRLTPMVTIAEYDLEYTYAKKKDEIATAETVFVNLPLMLKYKSYRRGNYRMYITGGANPSFEVSGRKEDEGDVQRLPIQDMNFALELGLGLDIYYPLFKFSPEIRFSRGIVNMKKDSRENLTEGLDRITTNTVSLLFHFQ
- a CDS encoding OmpA family protein, whose amino-acid sequence is MLKRYLILSALLVCFLTAHTDLYGQENNKQIAADLVEIAEGVLNETKAIVQACDMFIQAAETDPNNIKANFMAGQLCLETTKKPLASKYFKRVASLDAEYRFDINYLIARGYQYDQDYDNALKYYNLYRTKAIEEKNYRGLDRKMLSDVERRIFECENAKNYRANPANYKIVNVGGAINSEWDDYAPVLNEDETLMIFTSRRQEGNLNPDVFEDNFYYEDIFYSVKENGKWSPAQNIGENVNTLYFDSNIALSADGKFLYLFNDENGGDIYVSENLGNNEWSSPEPMDGAINSSFAENSISTLDGNTIFFSSNRPGGRGELDLYVATRDNRGNLTKVKNLGPTINTEYDEESPFIDYDGKTLYFSTRGREGMGGFDIFKTEYDSTTQEWSEPVNLGYPINTPDNDVFFVSTKDGKRGYYASVREDGMGFTDIYMVTVPDNSEGSETLAKEAEDLEKPDNKNVEANIQAKEEPETEETEEPAEMQPVIVMLKVRDADTRMPLESRVRLRTVEGNLEAGYERVEDGLYRFEVTTPEPTEYMLTVESDGYLFKNLKAKLPGTSPEGTEINRSIELTKLRTGVSSVLRNIYFDFNKATFTKDSYFELNKLERLLQENANISVEIAGHTDNIGAKAYNKDLSQARANAVVSYLANKGIDRRRLQAVGYGEEKPLASNDNEKDGRELNRRVEFRVVGE